A part of Phoenix dactylifera cultivar Barhee BC4 chromosome 2, palm_55x_up_171113_PBpolish2nd_filt_p, whole genome shotgun sequence genomic DNA contains:
- the LOC103708511 gene encoding hsp70-Hsp90 organizing protein-like — MADEAKGRGNAAFSAGRFEEAIRHFSEAIELAPTNHVLYSNRSAAYASLERYAEALTDALKTVELKPDWSKGYSRLGAAHLGLGSADEAVSAYEKGLELDPSNEALKSGLADARRRARLPGASPFGKIFQGPDLWAKLTADPTTRGYLQQSDFVKMIQDVQKNPNNINLYLSDQRMMQVLGVLLNVKMRAPTDEMERDFPEPEPVKPQQEPAKRAPEPEPKPEPMEVSEEEKEERERKAEAQKEKEAGNMAYKKKDFETAIQHYTRAIELDDGDISFLTNRAAVYLEMGKYEDCIKDCDKAVERGRELHSDFKMIAKALTRKGTALGKLAKCSKDYEPAIETFQKALTEHRNPDTLKKLNEAERAKKELEQQEYFDPKIADEEREKGNELFKQQKYPEAVKHYTEALRRNPKDPRVYSNRAACYTKLGAMPEGLKDAEKCIELDPSFSKGYTRKGALQFLMKEHDKALETYQEGLKHDPNNQELMDGVRRCIEQINKTNRGEISAEDLKERQAKAMQDPEIQNILSDPIMRQVLIDFQENPRAAQEHLKNPQVMHKIQKLVGAGIVQMR, encoded by the exons ATGGCCGACGAGGCGAAAGGCAGGGGCAACGCGGCCTTCTCCGCCGGCCGCTTCGAGGAGGCAATCCGCCACTTCTCGGAGGCGATCGAGCTCGCCCCCACCAACCACGTCCTCTACTCCAACCGCTCCGCTGCCTACGCGTCCCTCGAACGCTACGCCGAGGCCCTCACCGACGCCCTCAAGACAGTCGAGCTCAAGCCCGATTGGTCCAAGGGCTACAGCCGCCTCGGCGCCGCCCACCTGGGCCTCGGCAGCGCCGACGAGGCTGTCTCCGCCTACGAGAAGGGCCTCGAGCTCGATCCCTCCAATGAGGCCCTCAAGTCCGGCCTCGCCGACGCCCGCCGCCGCGCCCGGCTGCCGGGGGCCTCGCCCTTTGGCAAGATTTTCCAGGGGCCGGATCTGTGGGCCAAGCTCACCGCGGATCCGACCACCAGGGGGTACCTCCAGCAGTCGGATTTCGTCAAGATGATCCAAGACGTGCAGAAAAACCCTAACAACATCAACCTGTACCTCTCGGACCAGAGGATGATGCAGGTGCTCGGTGTCCTTCTCAATGTGAAGATGAGGGCGCCTACTGATGAGATGGAGAGGGACTTCCCGGAACCAGAGCCAGTGAAGCCCCAGCAGGAGCCTGCAAAGAGGGCACCGGAACCAGAGCCGAAGCCTGAGCCGATGGAAGTatcggaggaggagaaggaagaaagggaaaGGAAAGCGGAGGcacagaaggagaaggaggcggGTAATATGGCGTACAAAAAGAAGGACTTCGAGACGGCAATCCAGCATTACACTCGAGCGATAGAGCTTGATGATGGGGACATATCGTTCCTCACCAACAGGGCTGCAGTTTACCTGGAGATGGGAAAG TATGAAGATTGTATAAAGGATTGTGATAAAGCTGTTGAGAGGGGCAGAGAGCTTCATTCTGACTTTAAAATGATAGCAAAGGCATTGACTAGGAAAGGAACTGCACTAGGGAAGCTTGCTAAATGCTCAAAGGACTATGAACCTGCTATTGAGACCTTCCAGAAAGCTCTAACTGAACATCGTAATCCTGACACGTTGAAAAAGCTTAATGAAGCTGAGAGGGCAAAGAAAGAACTAGAGCAGCAAGAGTACTTTGATCCTAAAATAGCTGATGAAGAACGTGAGAAGG GCAACGAGCTTTTCAAGCAACAAAAATACCCAGAAGCAGTGAAACACTACACTGAAGCTTTAAGAAGGAATCCAAAGGATCCAAGG GTATACAGCAACAGAGCTGCTTGCTACACTAAGTTGGGTGCTATGCCTGAGGGTCTGAAAGATGCAGAGAAGTGCATTGAGCTGGATCCATCATTTTCCAAAGGATACACAAGGAAAGGTGCACTTCAGTTCTTAATGAAAGAACATGACAAGGCATTAGAAACATACCAGGAGGGCTTAAAACATGACCCAAACAATCAGGAACTGATGGATGGTGTGAGGAG GTGCATAGAACAGATTAATAAGACTAATAGGGGCGAGATAAGCGCAGAGGATTTGAAAGAGAGACAG GCAAAGGCTATGCAGGATCCAGAAATACAGAATATCTTGTCTGATCCCATTATGCGTCAG GTATTGATCGACTTCCAGGAGAACCCTAGGGCTGCCCAGGAACATCTTAAGAATCCTCAGGTGATGCACAAGATACAGAAGCTTGTTGGCGCTGGAATAGTCCAAATGAGATGA